From a region of the Triticum aestivum cultivar Chinese Spring chromosome 7D, IWGSC CS RefSeq v2.1, whole genome shotgun sequence genome:
- the LOC123170405 gene encoding sulfiredoxin, chloroplastic/mitochondrial-like: MASTSSLDLGKIVPPAGFLHCRAAVLSAPVLWGRSASGRCSLAVSVSSSNGAAGLSPLSDSEKKGPVVMEIPLEDIRRPLMRTRANDSDKVQELMDSIRVISLQVPVGFLSFNINFSKIIIFSS, encoded by the exons ATGGCGTCGACCTCGAGCTTGGATTTGGGAAAGATTGTGCCGCCGGCCGGCTTCCTCCACTGCCGCGCCGCCGTCCTCAGCGCCCCTGTTCTCTGGGGGAGGAGCGCGAGCGGGCGGTGCAGCCTCGCCGTCTCGGTGTCGTCCTCCAATG GTGCAGCTGGGCTCTCCCCACTGAGTGACTCGGAGAAGAAAGGCCCTGTGGTGATGGAGATCCCGCTGGAAGATATCCGGAGGCCGCTAATGCGAACGCGTGCTAATGATTCTGATAAGGTGCAGGAGCTCATGGACAGCATCCGTGTCATCAGCCTCCAAGTACCTGTGGGCTTCCTTTCCTTTAACATTAATTTTTCCAAAATTATTATTTTTAGCTCATAA